The DNA window ATGCTATTAATATTTCACATACTCTAGCCATGGCTTATGTTATGGATCAGGTAGCTTCTATTGTTTTTCTTACTCCACTGTTATTTTAAATCAGCTTGCAAATATTGGTTTTTCTATATGCATGGAAATCCATTTGGAAATCTCTTCATTTTCAGATACTAAAAGATGCACGCCCTAATGCTAAGCTTGTAATTTGCCTTTGATGGACTGTCTTAAATGCTTATTCTTTTTCATGGATGTATTCTAGCCTACCTTTAAACTGCggtatttgaattttatgtgTTATAATTAATCCACGTACAAGTGCAAGACCGACAGCATTAgcatgataaaatttatttttagtttttcagaATCCTCTAGATATTTTTAAGCTCAATTCTAGTAGTTTGTTAATGGTTCCTTCAATTGCTTTCACTCAGATTTGGTTATCCTTGTTTATTGGCCCTCTGCATTATCTTGTGTTTTTGGTTGTTCTTTGTGGACAAAGGTGGTTTTTCTAATTGGCGTGTTAGGTATATGATGCTCTTGTTTGTTATTTCATCTGAATTTATCAATAGTTTGGCTTATTCACTTATTGATTCAACAGAAAGCATTGTTACTTCAGCAATCTTCATGGCAAAATAATGTCAGAATGACTACTCTGGTTGAGCAGGTAAACTGTAGTTTTCCAGTTATCTTGCAATATTTCTTTTCTACATTTTAATTTTGGAAATCAAATTGTAAATTCTCACATATATGTACTGGTGGTTCCTTTTGACTGAAAATTCTCACAGATTCGTGGTCCTCTCTCTAGCATTAGAACTTTAAGTAAAATGTTATCAATTCACACGAAGAGAAGCGAGGTATGCTTTTATGTTGTCctggatttttaattaatttttttcccttcccttTTGAAGTTATATACATGTGAACAAGTTATATTCTTGCAGATTGCTTATGACATTGTTGAAGACATAATTGTTCAAGGTGATAGTATGAGAGACGCCCTTCAAGAACTCCAGGATGCTGTTTACTTGACAAAGGCACCTTCTCTCTCGCTCTTTCTTTTGAGTGTGTGTGTGGTGTGCATAGTCTATGCCTTGTGAATTTTGTTTTAGCATTCTTCCAAAGtacaatttttcttttcccaaAATGGTTGTTTTCTATTGAGGATTATTTGGTTAGTTACTTCTTTCATATAAATGCCATTGGTTTTGATGTATAGTTTCACTTTACATTGCGTTGAATTGTCTCTAAGTTTCACAGCCTATTGTAGTTGGAGTTACAAATTCATAATGAGATTGCTGATGGTGTAGAAATTGTGGAGTTTGAAAAACCAAATTTCTCTTTTGTGATTTTATAGGCCAATATAGTGCGGTACAATGAAGAGACATTAAAGAAAATTCACAATGAAGCTTATGCCCATCCAGAGTCAATGAGATCTCAATTACCAGAAGACTTCTTGAATGATAGCAGCGATAAGTTGCGAACTCCTGGCAAACCACGTTTTCTAAATCCTGCATCCAAGGATATGGAGATGCCCATGCCACCTTTGGCTCTTTCTCCTCTACAACAACATGGAATACGGTAGGTTCTAGCCTTGCATTAAATCCTCAACTTGAGTGATACATGTTGATAGTATTTGAATTGGCTCTGAACATTAAGAAATGTGACACGAGAACCAGTGCTAACAATAAAGTTTCTATTTGGTTGCACATGTCTGTTTATTAGTATTTTGGCGATGGGGGAAGCATTTGAAATCTAAATCTACCTAAGTTTTGTTTCATCCTTgcctttaaatttgaaaaaaaaaaaacctctatcTTATGCTTGTCATGTGTCAGGAAGACCATGCAATGTTTCTGAGGTGCTGTCAGATTTGGTTGAGGCGGCGATACCTCTTGCCAATAAGCAGCAACGTATTCTAGAACTCAGTGAACTTTCTCAATCTCTGCAAGTTGCCATAGAAGAACAAGCTTTACGCCAGGCTCTGAGCAATTTAATTGAGGGAGCATTATTGCGTACACATGTTGGTGGCAAAGTTGAAATTGTATCTACTGGAGCACCAGCAGGTGGTGCTCTTGTAGTTATTGACGATGATGGCCCTGATATGCACTACATGGTAAAGGTCCACTTTCACTCCAAGTACATTTTCTTTATTCAAATTAGTGATTGTGCATCTCTTGGGTTCTCATTATTTGTTCACTTCATGGGGTTGTGATGCTTTGACATACCAAACAGTGCACATATTGAATCCTTATAAAGTTGCTTATGGAAGGATTGGAGGCATAGCAAAAGAATGATACCAGGGATTTATTTGTTACCTTCCCTCTTGCGAGGGACTTTGAGTAAATAAGTGTGCTTCAGAATAGATTGGAAGGATAGCAAAGCAAAGGTCAATTGCAATTTTCTGGTTTTAATTTAGAAAGTGGTTCAACACACTTTCTAGTATTTAGTTGCTATGCATTAACTGGGATCCTAACAATGTCAAGTGTTCatcatgcaaaaaatatttttctttgcatgCATTCCCAGCTCTTATAGCCCCACATAAttggtttgttgattttagAACTGTCTTTTTTGAACCAAAATTTTCTTGCATTGTCCGTATTCAATGTggctgctcttttttttttttttttttcttttcattttttaaatgttacaACGTCATGTCTCTCGAGAAACACCTTCCATCAATTTCCTTTCCATGTGGATACTTCCTTGAAAAATGTGAGAAAAGAAATGAACAAAATCATGTTATTGCTCACAGAGCACCCTTTTCAATTGTGCTTGAAAAACGGCCTGTGTTGTTGATTGGATTTAAGTGATTTGCCTGTGAATGTGGATGCAGACCCAGATGCGTTCGCTTATACCATTTGGAGCAGAGCTCTTCTCAGAAAACATGGTCGAAGACAACATGACATGGAATTTTGTTGCTGGGCTGACTGTTGCTCGTGAGATACTTGAGAATTATGGTTGTGTGGTTCATGTCATATCACCTCGAGTCTCAGATGCAGCCCTTGGAACTGGGGGAACCAGGATAGAACTCTGGCTTCCTTCTTTTGCCTCGTCCGATCAGAATGACCTTGCTCACGAAGCTTAGCAATAAAATGGCTTTGATAGTGGCAAGATTGGATACTTGCCCTGAAATTAAGAAAGGGGTTTGTATGCTAGctgattattttgtaattttgggGTCTTTGCCGGATCCAGTGTGaacaccccccccccaaaaaaaaaaaaaaaagtttacaaaTTATAGATATAACAAGCTGGTCATGGTCAAAGGAGTTGGAACTTCTTTCAGTTCATTCATGGTCCGAAATATGAACTGGTGTATAGATTTGCCGTATATGCACTTGATTGTATATAAAAAGCGTTTTAGtcttagattttatttgaagtCCATTGATTCCATAGCATGTTGCAGCTGGTAAgctcatgtttgtttttttttgttgtgttttttgaaaaaaatatatttttgatgtttatgtattggtattaaaaataatttaaaaaaataaaaaaataatattttaatacaatcaaaacattaaaaaacaatcgaaCTATACTTTTTAATCAGACAGCAACTGCATGTCTTTGAACTGGTTGCTGCTGTGTTTAGGAGGCCTGTAATCTCTGTTCTGTTAGCTGCCGGCCTCTGGTCTGATAACTCAGAAATAGTTTCATTTGGTCAAACTAGTTGGAATTGTGGTCATTCTTACCTAGCAAGAAGAGTACGACAATGGATGGTATGTACTTCGTACGACTCACCGACCCTTCCTTCCAATCACGGTGTTTAGGCTTCAACTGTTCAACCTTCAAGCCTAGctatattgttaatgttttaatgTTCAACATTAGagtagatattttaaaattttcaatgttaataatttttttaaaaatattattttaatatattaaaaaaaatttaaaaataactactcTAATGTTGCTGCTAGATACCTAGCTCTAttgttgaatataaaaaataaattaaaatattttttatttgaaaatatatttaaataatatatttttttattttttgaaattaatttttgatattaatatatcaaaataattaaaaaaataaaaaattttgagaaaTTCTCAAGCTCTAGATCAAATAAGGTGTGTGATGCATCTATATTTACAATATTAGTGTTttgagataaagaaaaaagaaaattagtgaCAAAAGAGGCATGGATTAACGAAAACCAAATTGGAATTTTCATCTAAGGGTGCCCTAACTTGATGCAAAACTAGACTCACATTCATTCCCTCCAAGTAACACATTCAAAGTCATGACCATTATCTACCTCTAACGGctcaaacccaaaaaataaatattttcttttgattttttgaccCGCCTTCTCCATTTTACTTTTGACTCCCAAGTCCCAAATCCTTCCTATTTCTCtccgtttcttttttctttttttcctttttttatttatagccGTTGAAGGAGCCcaactcttcttctctctttctctctacctAGCTGTTGCAGGCAGAAATGGACAAGAAACCCACCAAGGAATCATCATTAGCTATAGCTACTGCTTGTAGTTCTTTGAAGCGAAAGAGGCCGCCCATGATTGAGATCCCAAATGTGCTCCAAGAAATCCACACTGTTAATTGTCATACCAGTACGAAACCCCGTTTCCAAGAACTCACTCCCAGGAACACTGCCCTTTCTTTCAGTGGGAATGGTGTTGGTGTTTCTGCTATCAAAGGCAAGAAAAAATTCATGGAAGATACCCACAAGATTGTTTCTTGCTTGCATGGCAACTCAAACCAAGTAATACTCTCTCTTACTACTGGGTTTTCTCGGCTTTCCAACTcgatatttatatattctttttctgatttttgtttttgggtaaTGTAATGTGTAGGGATTTTTTGGAGTTTATGATGGGCATGGAGGCAAAAAGGCAGTGGAGTTTGTTGCAGAGAATTTGCACGTAAATATTCTTGAAAAGATGGTGAATTGTGATGCAGGGAATGTTTCCAAAGAGGAAGCTGTTAAAGCTGGGTATTTGAAAACTGACCAGGATTTCTTGAAACAGGTATCATCATCCCTttactctttctttcttgttcacTAATCGTTGGACATCCGtaaattttgttctaatgtttgaTGATATTAATTCTTCTTGCAAATTGGAATGCATTTGAAATTTTGTGTCAACTGTTGCTTCTAGCTTATAAGGCaggtt is part of the Populus alba chromosome 10, ASM523922v2, whole genome shotgun sequence genome and encodes:
- the LOC118045389 gene encoding chloroplast sensor kinase, chloroplastic → MLLSAIPRSSSNSLLLLRNHTLTSTSTSSPTATNLLSTSTTLKPLLRAPSASSLTASNGNLENPIHHVTHSLSDDDEEAGGGSGLVSSASAVASAIRRGSSSSVEFVQKIEKGQNNNDNKTKLVLPSPDFQRLCVQQLDLFHRIVDPDAILSVYVRPAGSYVMDRLELRRVTSYPGVNASSSDIVILVANFNIPTGLRAAEAAFSSKQAECVAEHRAVVFPMVKHPFVVGFLVAELPMMEMDISCANGESDLISPEEAFASPSASKKSKSWSIQTLNDEPLRLFNFTAEQRLNAINISHTLAMAYVMDQKALLLQQSSWQNNVRMTTLVEQIRGPLSSIRTLSKMLSIHTKRSEIAYDIVEDIIVQGDSMRDALQELQDAVYLTKANIVRYNEETLKKIHNEAYAHPESMRSQLPEDFLNDSSDKLRTPGKPRFLNPASKDMEMPMPPLALSPLQQHGIRPCNVSEVLSDLVEAAIPLANKQQRILELSELSQSLQVAIEEQALRQALSNLIEGALLRTHVGGKVEIVSTGAPAGGALVVIDDDGPDMHYMTQMRSLIPFGAELFSENMVEDNMTWNFVAGLTVAREILENYGCVVHVISPRVSDAALGTGGTRIELWLPSFASSDQNDLAHEA